The Bos mutus isolate GX-2022 chromosome 12, NWIPB_WYAK_1.1, whole genome shotgun sequence genome includes a window with the following:
- the EEF1AKMT1 gene encoding EEF1A lysine methyltransferase 1 isoform X5, whose product MSDSEDEGPPQLSSYALAALQEFYAEQQHHHSDLCGDDKYNIGIIEENWLSQFWYSPETATRLAEDAVAAAGEGGRIACVSAPSVYQKLRERHRDDVSVCIFEYDRRFAIYGEDFVYYDYKNPVDLPERIATHSFDIVVADPPYLSEECLRKMSETIKLLTRGKILLCTGAVMEDAAAKLLGVKMCKFIPEHTRTLGNEFRCFVNYNSGLDCNLSVRLPVQEGPK is encoded by the exons atgagtgacTCCGAAGACGAGGGGCCCCCCCAGCTTTCTTCATACGCCCTTGCAGCTCTGCAGGAGTTTTATGctgagcagcagcaccaccactcTGACCTCTGTGGTGACGACAAGTACAACATCGGGATAATAGAAGAGAACTGG CTGAGCCAGTTCTGGTACAGCCCGGAGACGGCCACGCGCCTTGCTGAGGATGCAGTGGCAGCTGCCGGGGAGGGCGGCAG AATAGCGTGTGTGAGCGCCCCCAGTGTCTACCAGAAGCTGAGAGAGCGGCACAGAGACGATGTCTCCGTCTGCATCTTCGAGTACGACCGCAGGTTTGCCATATACGGAGAGGACTTTGTCTACTATGACTACAAGAACCCTGTGGACTTACCTGAGAGGATCGCCACACACAGCTTTGACATCGTCGTGGCAGATCCCCCCTATCTCTCGGAGGAATGTCTTAGGAAAATGTCAGAAACCATCAAGCTCCTGACCCGGGGAAAGATCCTGCTGTGCACAG GTGCTGTCATGGAGGACGCGGCAGCAAAGCTGCTTGGAGTGAAGATGTGCAAGTTTATTCCAGAACACACTCGAACCCTGGGAAATGAGTTTCGCTGTTTCGTGAATTACAACTCCGGGCTGGACTGTAATCTGTCAGTGCGGCTCCCAGTACAGGAAGGACCCAAGTGA
- the EEF1AKMT1 gene encoding EEF1A lysine methyltransferase 1 isoform X4: MSDSEDEGPPQLSSYALAALQEFYAEQQHHHSDLCGDDKYNIGIIEENWQLSQFWYSPETATRLAEDAVAAAGEGGRIACVSAPSVYQKLRERHRDDVSVCIFEYDRRFAIYGEDFVYYDYKNPVDLPERIATHSFDIVVADPPYLSEECLRKMSETIKLLTRGKILLCTGAVMEDAAAKLLGVKMCKFIPEHTRTLGNEFRCFVNYNSGLDCNLSVRLPVQEGPK; the protein is encoded by the exons atgagtgacTCCGAAGACGAGGGGCCCCCCCAGCTTTCTTCATACGCCCTTGCAGCTCTGCAGGAGTTTTATGctgagcagcagcaccaccactcTGACCTCTGTGGTGACGACAAGTACAACATCGGGATAATAGAAGAGAACTGG CAGCTGAGCCAGTTCTGGTACAGCCCGGAGACGGCCACGCGCCTTGCTGAGGATGCAGTGGCAGCTGCCGGGGAGGGCGGCAG AATAGCGTGTGTGAGCGCCCCCAGTGTCTACCAGAAGCTGAGAGAGCGGCACAGAGACGATGTCTCCGTCTGCATCTTCGAGTACGACCGCAGGTTTGCCATATACGGAGAGGACTTTGTCTACTATGACTACAAGAACCCTGTGGACTTACCTGAGAGGATCGCCACACACAGCTTTGACATCGTCGTGGCAGATCCCCCCTATCTCTCGGAGGAATGTCTTAGGAAAATGTCAGAAACCATCAAGCTCCTGACCCGGGGAAAGATCCTGCTGTGCACAG GTGCTGTCATGGAGGACGCGGCAGCAAAGCTGCTTGGAGTGAAGATGTGCAAGTTTATTCCAGAACACACTCGAACCCTGGGAAATGAGTTTCGCTGTTTCGTGAATTACAACTCCGGGCTGGACTGTAATCTGTCAGTGCGGCTCCCAGTACAGGAAGGACCCAAGTGA